Within the Sulfitobacter sp. JL08 genome, the region CAGGCGCATACCGACAACCCCTATCGTGATCCGGTGCCGACCATTCAGGTGCTTTACTGTCTGGAAAGCTCGGCGGCGGGGGGCGAGAATATGGTTGTCGATGGCTTTGCCGCAGCGCTGCGGTTGCGGGACGAAAACCCCGGCTACTTCGACGTCCTATCACGCTATTGCGCGCGCTTTGAATATGCCGGTGATGACAGTGTTGCCTTGCGTACAAGACGCCCGATGATCGAACTGGCACCTGATGGCGAATTAATTGCCATCCGCTTCAATAACCGGTCTTCCGCCGCGATAACGGATGTGCCTTTTGATCAGATGGAAACCTATTATGCCGCCTACCGCCGTCTGGGTGAAATCATTGATGACCCGATGATGGAAGTCACCTTTCGCCTGAACCCCGGCGAAAGCTTTGTTGTTGATAACACGCGTGTTCTACATGCGCGAAAGGCCTATAGCGGCACCGGCAACCGGTGGTTGCAGGGATGTTATGCGGATAAGGATGGTCTGTTGTCAAAACTGGCAACGCTGGACGCCCCCAAAGCCATGGCCGCACAATGACAGATCCAACATCAAACCCGCTGACCGCCCGAACCATCGTTGCGTTTCTGGCCGACATCTTTGAACGCCGCGGCGGAGAGGAATATCTGGGCGAACCGGTCACCATGGCCGAACATATGCTGCAAGGCGCCACGCTGGCCGAAAACGCAAACCTGCCGGAAATCATTGTGGTGGCTGCCCTGCTGCATGATATCGGCCACTTCACCAGCGAATTTGGAACCTTCCGGATGGACGACACCGAAGACCGGTATCACGAAGAGGCCGGCGCACAGGTGCTAGAGGCGTTCTTTCCGATTTTGGTGACAGATTGCGTTCGCTACCACGTGGCTGCCAAACGGTATCTGTGCGCCACCAGACCGGACTATTTCAACCGCCTGTCCGACGCATCCGTACATTCGCTGAACCTGCAAGGCGGCCCGATGAGCCCGCAAGAAGTAGCAGAATTCGAACAAAACCCGAATTTGGAACAGATCATTCAGGTGCGATATCTGGATGATGCAGGCAAGCATGCGGACATGGAAACGCCGGGTTTCGCGCATTTTGCACCGATGGTGCAGCGGGTCGTGGATGCCCATTGTTCCGCCTGACCTGCCCGCACTGTTACGTCATTTTGTTTGTTTTCTTTGATTGAAGGCACGTTTTTCTCAACAACCGCAGGTTTTCCGCGCGATTGTCCCCAACTCGCGCCCAGTCCGACGCAATGCTTTCTTGGCGCGGCCCCATTTCGGTCGCACTCCGTTTCTAGACAGAGGTCAGGCAAATAAAAAAAACAGGCAAAACGGAAACAAGTACCATGTTGAGCAGATTGGAAATTATCGCATTCGCCACGTTCATGTGTCTGGCCAGCATTGGCCGCGCCGACGAACAGGTTATCATCGTGATGAGCAACACGTTCTTTCCCGACATATCCTACGTCGAAGTCGGAGATACGATACGGTTCGTCAATTCCACCACGCAGGATCAAACCATCATATCCGCAGATGCGGCCTGGTCCGTTGGCCCACTGGCCGCCGGGCAAGAAGCGGTTATGACCGTGGTCCAGGGCATTTCAACCGAGTTTCGCAGCGCTGCCCTTGTCAGCATGGATGGCAGTTTCAGCTTTGCTCCGACCCCGATGGAATGATCGCGGCACGGCGATCCACCACCCTGCCCTAAACCGGTTCGATCAATTCCTGCCCACTGGCGCGGTTTGAATTGACAGCCGGATCAACACGATGGAACGCCAGCGTGCCGTCGGGCGCGGAGGCCATAAGGGCAGCGGCCCCCTTTCCGTCTTCGCCCAACCACAACGGCCAGTCTTTTTGTGCCAGCACCACAGGCATCCGGTGGTGAATTGGGGCAATTGCTGCATTTGCACCGGTGGTGACAATCGCGCAGGTATGCATTTTTTCCCCTTCGCCGCCCCAGCTTTGCCAGATGCCGGCAAAGGCCAGCGGCCTTTGATCGGCTGCGTGAATGTACCACGGCAAACGGTTGCCTTCGGGTGTTTTTGTCCATTCGTAAAACCCGGACGCCACGATCAGGCAGCGCCGTTCCCGACAGGCTGATTTGAAGGCCGGTTTTTCCGCAATCGTTTCCGCGCGGGCATTGATCAGCAGCGGCCCGTCATTGGGTTTCTTGTACCAATGCGGCACAAACCCCCAGCGCATCGGGGTCAAGACGCGGCCGGTTTCGGCCAATGATACTACATGCACCTCATTGGTCGGGCAAACATTGTAATTGGGCACATCCGGCAAAGTGTTGGCCGGGGCCGCCGCAAAAAGCTGCGCCATCGCGTCATTGGGCAGGGTGATCGCAAAACGTCCGCACATGGATGTCATTCTAAGTTCATCGCGTCGCGCTTTCCAGATGCGTTTCGGCGACCTTGTGTTCATCCATGCCGCCCCCTAAAACGCAGGCACCGTTGCCAATCCAAAGGGCCCGTCATGACTGCTGAACAAGACGCCAAAGCCATCGCCGCATTGCTGAATCAGGGCGAAGCGAAGAAGGCATTGAAACAGGCCAAGATCGCGATCAAACGTTATCCGCGCACGGCGTTTTTCATGAACCTTGCGGGATTGGCGCTGAGCACGTCAGGCCAGCCGCGCGAGGCGATCAGATATTTTCAGGACGCGGTCAAGACACAGCCGGAATTTCCTGATGCACATCGCAATCTGGCGCAAACCCTTGTTCTGATCGGACAGCCGGACAAAGCGGTTACAGTGCTGAAACGCCACCTGGCCAGATCCCCGAAAGATGCTGAGGCGGAATATCTGCTGGCACAATCCTATTCGCAGGCCGAAGACCCTGTCACAGCCGAAGGTCATGCCAGCCGTGCCATTGAACTGAACCCGCGCATGGCCAAGGCCTATAACCTGCGCGCGGTCCTGCACAGCGGCTTTCAACGCTATGACGAGGCATTGAAAGACTATGAATCAGCGTTGTCTTTCAATCCGAATGATCCCAATGCGCTGACCAACATATCGCTGCCACTGGCGCGCCAGAACCGCCACGAAGATGCGATGAAAGTCATTGAAAAGGCGCTGTCCATCGCGCCATTGAATATCGCCACGATTTTGCGGTATGGCGTCCAGCTGAATGAACTTGGCCGCGTGGACGAGGCGGTGCAGGCCTATCGTCAGGTGCTGGATCTGGCCCCCGGCCATCCCACGGCACTGACTCGTCTGGCGATGATTGCCCCCGCCGATCAACTGGATGAAGTGATAGAACAACTTGTGCCCGCCTTTAACGCCGCGCCGAAACGCGGCGAGGATCGCGTGCAGCTGGCCTATGGTCTGGCAGAAGCGTTCAAGAAACAGCGCAACACGGAACAGGTGCATCACTGGCTGGCGCAGGCGAATGCGGCACAATCCATGCTGACGCCCACCGTGCAACAGGACACGTTTGAAAAGTATCAGGTCAACCTGCACAAACGCATCACCGAACGTTTTGCGGATGTCATCACGCCGGATGCAAAGGGGGATGCAGAAAAACCGACGCCTGTTTTCGTTCTGGGCATGCCGCGTTCTGGCACCACGCTGACGGAAACGGTTCTGGCCACCCACCCAAATATCGCGGGCATGGGCGAACGCGCCACGGCGGCAACGCTGCTGCGCTATGTCCTGCGCGATGATCTGCCCTTTGGCAACGAAGAGGCCCGCCAGTTTGCCGCCGATTACCGCGCAGACCTGCACGGTATGCCGGAAGGCCCGGAATTTTTCATCGACAAGATGCCTGAAAACTACCGGCTGATCGGCTTTCTGCACATGGCGTTCCCAAAGGCCAAGATCGTGCATCTGGTGCGCGATCCCCGTGATGTCGCATGGTCGATCTGGAGCAATTATTTCACTGGTGGTTTGCGTGTGTACACCTACGACATGAAGCGCATGGCCCAGCGTTGCAACGATTACAAACGCCTGATGGCGCATTGGCACAGGGTCTGCCCCGGCGTCATCCATGATCTGAAATACGATGATCTTGTGTCCGATATCGACGCGGCCAGCCGTAATCTGGCCGCCTATATCGGACTGGACTGGATCCCTGAAATGGCCGCGCCGCACACCAGCACTGCCCCCGTTCTGACGGCGTCCGTCAACCAGGTGCGCGAGCCGGTTCATACCAAATCTATCGGCAACTGGCAAAAGCACGAACAGGAACTTACGCCCTTCATCAAGGCGCTGGACCCCGAGCTTTGGCCCGAGGTCTTTGACAACGCTTGACTATTTTCGCGCGATGCGCCCGTCGGTATAGGGCGTGTACGGGCCCTGCGCCGCCAGATACTCGGCTGTGACATCTGCCAGATCGGGGCCGTAATCATAGGCGTTCTTGTCATCGCCTTTGAACATGTCATACCCGTCACCGCCGTTTCGCACGTAGTTGTTTGTCACGACCTTGTAGGTTTTGGCAGGATCAATCGGCACAAAAGCATCTCCCTCGGCAACCAGAACTTCGGTGATCCGCCCGTCCATCGGGGATGCCGCCGGATTCCAGGTAAACTTGATGCCTGCGACTTGCGGAAAACGGCCCTTTACTTCTTCGACCTGGCTTACCCCGTTTTCCAATGCCGCGATCACGCCCGCGCCGTTGATTTCGAATGTGGACAGCGTGTTCTGAAACGGCAGCACAGTCAGCACTTCGCCCATTGTGATTTCGCCTGCATCAATGCTGGCCCGTAAACCGCCGGAATTGGCAATCGCGATCGTGACACCCTGATCTTTGACACGGTCCAGCATGGCATCAGCCACCAGATTGCCCATGTCACATTCCTGAACGCGGCACACATCACGGTCACCGCCAATAGGCGCTGCGGCCTGCGCCACCACCTTTTCACGGATTTCATTCAGCGGGGCAGCCATTTCCGCAATCCGTGCAAGTGTGCTTTCATCTTCGCTAACACCTGCATCCATGATCAGCGGTTCACCGATTGCAGTCACGACATCGCCCGCATCATTAAAGGTTACATTCAGTTCGCCCAGAAACTTGCCATAGGCATAGGCCTGAACGATCGCAGTGTTCCCCACCATTGTAGGATATGGCCCGACAGCGCGGTCGGACGTGTTGCTGAGCAACGTGTTGGAATGCCCCCCCACAATCACATCCACACCGGTTGTGCCCGCAGCAACAATCTGGTCCACAAAATAGCCAGAGTGGCTGAGCACGATAATCTTGTTGATGCCCTGCGCCGTCAGACGGTCCACCTCGCCCTGAACGGCAGGCACCGGATCGCTAAAAACGATATTCGGTCCCGGGCTGGCCAGTTCGTCGGTATCCTGCGGGGTCAGCCCGATCAGGCCAAGTTTTTCGCCCCCGCGTTCGATCACGGTGGATTTCAGCAATTTGTCCGCCAGCAGCGGTTCCGCCGAAAAATCGGCGTTGGACATCAGAACAGGAAAGTCGACGGCATCCATGAACCCGCGCAGCACTTCGGGGCCATCATCGAATTCATGGTTTCCCACGGTCATCGCATCATAGCCCATCTTGTTCATCATTTCGGCGGCCAACTGGCCCTTGTAATAGGTGTAAAACAGCGTGCCCTGAAACTGATCCCCGCCATCGACCAGAATGGAATTGTTCGATCGTGCGCGGGCCCCGGCGATGGCTGTCACCAAACGAGCAGATCCGCCAAAACATTTGCCTTCGGCGGCGTCTTCTGCGCCGCATCCGCTGTCATATTTGTTGATCGGCTCAAAGCGGGCGTGAAAATCGTTGGTATGCAGGATCGTCAACGTATAGTCGGCGGCCGCCACTCCGGCAGTCAGGGTCAGGGCGGCGACAGAGGCTAGCAGGCGGGACATCATGGCAGAGATTCCTTTTGAAAATGGCGCTAACCCAAATGCTGCGCCCAAGACGCGCCAAAGTCAAAGGTCACGCACATTCACCTGACGTAAATCGCCCGATCCCGCTTGACCACCGCAAGTGCCCAAGGCATCACAAATGCCATGCAGATATTCAAAATCCTCCGCCAGGACGAATGGAAGGCGCTGCGCGCCGAAAAAGAAACCCAAGGTGCGCCGATCGACATCGCGGACGGCTATATCCATTTTTCAACCCCCGAACAGGTTGTCGAAACGGCGTCCAAACATTTCGCCGGCGTTGGCGATCTTATGCTGTTGTCACTGGACAGCGAACACCTTGGCCCCGCGCTGAAATGGGAACCGTCCCGCGGCGGCGCGTTGTTTCCGCATCTCTACGGACCGCTGAAGCTTTCCGACGTGGAATGGGCGCAGCCTTTGCCGCTGAACGGGGACACCCACGCCTTTCCGCCGGGGTTGTTGTGAGCGTTCTGGAACGGGTCGGTCTGTCCGCATTGCGCAGGATCGACCCCGAAGCGGCGCACACGCTGGCGCTGCGCGCATTGCGCGCAGGGCTTGCCCCGATGCCGGGGCCTGTGACTTCGCCGCGTCTGCAAACCACGCTGGCCGGTCTGACGTTGCCCAATCCTGTGGGGCTGGCCGCAGGGTTTGACAAGAACGCCGAGGCGCTGCACCCGCTGTCGCGTGCAGGGTTCGGATTCATCGAGGTGGGCGCCGCCACGCCTCGCGCCCAGCCCGGAAACCCCAAACCGCGCCTGTTCCGCCTGACACGCGACAAGGCGGCGATCAACAGGTTCGGGTTCAATAATGACGGAATGGATGTGATTGCAGCCCGTCTTGCAAAACGTCCCTGTGATGCAGTGATCGGGCTGAACCTTGGGGCGAACAAGGACAGCCCTGACAAATCAGCGGATTTTGCCACAGTCCTGAACACATGCGGTGCATATCTGGATTTTGCGACCGTCAATGTGTCGTCGCCCAACACCGAAAAGCTGCGGGATCTTCAGGGCCCCGCCGCCCTGAGCGAGCTGTTGAACGGTGTGATGCGCGTGCGCGATGCGCTGGCGCGCCCCATTCCGGTGTTTCTGAAAATCGCGCCGGATCTTACAGAAAACGATCTGACAGATATTGCTGCGGTCGCCAGCAAAGCCGGTGTGGATGCGATCATTGCCACCAATACCACGCTGGACAGGGCGGGCCTACATGGCCCGCACGCCTCAGAAGCGGGCGGCCTTTCGGGCGCACCCCTGTTTGAAAAATCGACACACGTTCTTGCGCAGCTTGCAACGCTTAGCGATCTGCCGCTGATCGGGGTTGGCGGTATCGGTTCGCCCGATCAGGCCTATGCAAAAATCCGCGCCGGCGCATCGGCCGTCCAGCTTTATACGGCGCTTGTATATGGCGGTCTGTCATTGGGTGCCAACATCGTCCGCGGGCTGGACGAATTGTTGCGCCGCGACGGGTTTGATACGGTCGCAGACGCTGTCGGCACCGGCAAAAAGGAATGGACATGATCACGATATGGCACAACCCGCGCTGTTCCAAATCCCGTCAGGCGCTTGCCCTGATCGAAGGCAAGACAGATGTCACAGTGCGCAGATATCTTGACGATGCACCATCGGAAGCGGAAATTCGCGCGACCCTCGCCGCGCTGGGTCACCCGCCTGCCATCACCATGATGCGCATTGGTGAAAAGCTGTTCAAAGAACTGGGCCTGACCAAGACCACGGATGACACGACCCTGATCGCGGCGATGGCACAGCACCCGATCCTGATCGAACGACCCAT harbors:
- a CDS encoding SOS response-associated peptidase; this translates as MCGRFAITLPNDAMAQLFAAAPANTLPDVPNYNVCPTNEVHVVSLAETGRVLTPMRWGFVPHWYKKPNDGPLLINARAETIAEKPAFKSACRERRCLIVASGFYEWTKTPEGNRLPWYIHAADQRPLAFAGIWQSWGGEGEKMHTCAIVTTGANAAIAPIHHRMPVVLAQKDWPLWLGEDGKGAAALMASAPDGTLAFHRVDPAVNSNRASGQELIEPV
- a CDS encoding bifunctional metallophosphatase/5'-nucleotidase; the encoded protein is MMSRLLASVAALTLTAGVAAADYTLTILHTNDFHARFEPINKYDSGCGAEDAAEGKCFGGSARLVTAIAGARARSNNSILVDGGDQFQGTLFYTYYKGQLAAEMMNKMGYDAMTVGNHEFDDGPEVLRGFMDAVDFPVLMSNADFSAEPLLADKLLKSTVIERGGEKLGLIGLTPQDTDELASPGPNIVFSDPVPAVQGEVDRLTAQGINKIIVLSHSGYFVDQIVAAGTTGVDVIVGGHSNTLLSNTSDRAVGPYPTMVGNTAIVQAYAYGKFLGELNVTFNDAGDVVTAIGEPLIMDAGVSEDESTLARIAEMAAPLNEIREKVVAQAAAPIGGDRDVCRVQECDMGNLVADAMLDRVKDQGVTIAIANSGGLRASIDAGEITMGEVLTVLPFQNTLSTFEINGAGVIAALENGVSQVEEVKGRFPQVAGIKFTWNPAASPMDGRITEVLVAEGDAFVPIDPAKTYKVVTNNYVRNGGDGYDMFKGDDKNAYDYGPDLADVTAEYLAAQGPYTPYTDGRIARK
- a CDS encoding tetratricopeptide repeat-containing sulfotransferase family protein — encoded protein: MTAEQDAKAIAALLNQGEAKKALKQAKIAIKRYPRTAFFMNLAGLALSTSGQPREAIRYFQDAVKTQPEFPDAHRNLAQTLVLIGQPDKAVTVLKRHLARSPKDAEAEYLLAQSYSQAEDPVTAEGHASRAIELNPRMAKAYNLRAVLHSGFQRYDEALKDYESALSFNPNDPNALTNISLPLARQNRHEDAMKVIEKALSIAPLNIATILRYGVQLNELGRVDEAVQAYRQVLDLAPGHPTALTRLAMIAPADQLDEVIEQLVPAFNAAPKRGEDRVQLAYGLAEAFKKQRNTEQVHHWLAQANAAQSMLTPTVQQDTFEKYQVNLHKRITERFADVITPDAKGDAEKPTPVFVLGMPRSGTTLTETVLATHPNIAGMGERATAATLLRYVLRDDLPFGNEEARQFAADYRADLHGMPEGPEFFIDKMPENYRLIGFLHMAFPKAKIVHLVRDPRDVAWSIWSNYFTGGLRVYTYDMKRMAQRCNDYKRLMAHWHRVCPGVIHDLKYDDLVSDIDAASRNLAAYIGLDWIPEMAAPHTSTAPVLTASVNQVREPVHTKSIGNWQKHEQELTPFIKALDPELWPEVFDNA
- a CDS encoding quinone-dependent dihydroorotate dehydrogenase, whose translation is MSVLERVGLSALRRIDPEAAHTLALRALRAGLAPMPGPVTSPRLQTTLAGLTLPNPVGLAAGFDKNAEALHPLSRAGFGFIEVGAATPRAQPGNPKPRLFRLTRDKAAINRFGFNNDGMDVIAARLAKRPCDAVIGLNLGANKDSPDKSADFATVLNTCGAYLDFATVNVSSPNTEKLRDLQGPAALSELLNGVMRVRDALARPIPVFLKIAPDLTENDLTDIAAVASKAGVDAIIATNTTLDRAGLHGPHASEAGGLSGAPLFEKSTHVLAQLATLSDLPLIGVGGIGSPDQAYAKIRAGASAVQLYTALVYGGLSLGANIVRGLDELLRRDGFDTVADAVGTGKKEWT
- a CDS encoding DUF952 domain-containing protein is translated as MQIFKILRQDEWKALRAEKETQGAPIDIADGYIHFSTPEQVVETASKHFAGVGDLMLLSLDSEHLGPALKWEPSRGGALFPHLYGPLKLSDVEWAQPLPLNGDTHAFPPGLL
- the arsC gene encoding arsenate reductase (glutaredoxin) (This arsenate reductase requires both glutathione and glutaredoxin to convert arsenate to arsenite, after which the efflux transporter formed by ArsA and ArsB can extrude the arsenite from the cell, providing resistance.); this encodes MITIWHNPRCSKSRQALALIEGKTDVTVRRYLDDAPSEAEIRATLAALGHPPAITMMRIGEKLFKELGLTKTTDDTTLIAAMAQHPILIERPIAFAGNHAVIGRPPENVLNLV
- the tmpB gene encoding (R)-1-hydroxy-2-trimethylaminoethylphosphonate oxygenase, with protein sequence MTDPTSNPLTARTIVAFLADIFERRGGEEYLGEPVTMAEHMLQGATLAENANLPEIIVVAALLHDIGHFTSEFGTFRMDDTEDRYHEEAGAQVLEAFFPILVTDCVRYHVAAKRYLCATRPDYFNRLSDASVHSLNLQGGPMSPQEVAEFEQNPNLEQIIQVRYLDDAGKHADMETPGFAHFAPMVQRVVDAHCSA
- a CDS encoding cupredoxin domain-containing protein yields the protein MLSRLEIIAFATFMCLASIGRADEQVIIVMSNTFFPDISYVEVGDTIRFVNSTTQDQTIISADAAWSVGPLAAGQEAVMTVVQGISTEFRSAALVSMDGSFSFAPTPME